In Malus sylvestris chromosome 2, drMalSylv7.2, whole genome shotgun sequence, the genomic stretch aaagaaacaacggaacatcactcttattcttcatcaagaatacccaagttaaccgagtacaatcatcaataaaagtaacaaaccaacgaaatccattagaagtaactttCACCGGACtccacacatcagaatgtatcaaatcaaatggcaaagtagctttagaatcacttacagGAAAGGAGGAacgatgactcttagccatgacacatgtttcacacttgaactctgaatcaccacaagtgcgaaacaaagaaggaaatagatgtttcatataactgaatgatagatgtcccaatcgtcgatgccacaaccaaatttgatgtctatcatccactttagcacttaaaacttgatgattatttgaactAAAAGCAACAGTATCctccatagtcaagatgtaAAAACCCCCTATTCTTTTTCCACgaccaattatcttctgagtttgaatgtcttgaaaataacaatatgtatggtagaagtgagcagaacaatataaggtatcaagaagttttcctatCGACAAAACATTGCACTTAAcatcaggaacaagtaaagcacAGACCAGTGATAAGGTCGGAGTAAGAGAGATAGTGCCCTCACCTTTCACAGGGGAAtgtgctccatttgcactagtaatatatggatcacgaacatagtcacataactcatcaaacaccCTAGGGTCACCAATCATGATTGGTGGCCCCAGTATCaattattcatttatttgttccaccaagatgcataacaacactatgattatattAAGTCATTGAACTAAATCacgaacaataaaggcacaaaagatacATAGTGGAATAAAAACAATTTACCAGAACACTGTAGCAGCATACTATTCACGGACTATAGCAATCACTGTTTACGACACTGTAGAGGATCACTGTTCACAAAGCAGACCACTGTTCATGCACTATAGCGCGATACtattcacctttttttttcaacgaaGGAAATCACAACAAAGgtgggcacaaaattaaagcacacaggtcACCAAGAGCAAACTGCTTTGATGCCAtatcaaactaaacatggtaaatacaaaaaatatatatgataatatttgagaatttcttatatattcattaatatcCAAAGTAGAATATAAATAGGAATTACAATTAGTATTACATATGTATGTCACCAATATGAGATAATAacctactatttacactttaattAACATATAACTCGCAACATAACCGTAGGAGCAATGTAATGGTGGAGCTGTGGAGGTAGGAAACTGCCTCCATCAGTTGATTCTAATTTCAGATTCTCCACCGTGCCCACCTCCATGGCTGAGTAATACTCTTATGGTACTAATATCTTTATTGACAACATTTGCATAATCTAGAAAACTTTGAGACGTATGGAAGTGGAATGACAATTTCTCAAGCATAAGTGATTTAATCCACCCTCCTCTCACATGTTATGTCTGTAGTCGAAATGGCTAATGAGATCAAAGGTaaaaatttgtattttattaCAAGAACGTTTTAGTTCAAGCGATTAAGAACATTTATTTTATGCACCTCAAATCTCATATTTGAATTCACTTGTATCAGAAGTAAAATACCCCATCACATGTTCTATACAATTTCAATCACATAGTTCCATTTAAGTCGTATTCAACTTCATCAATTACTCATAAGCACCACATTTCCAATGAGGTTAATATCAATCACAATCTCACTCTCCCACTTTCGTACGTTTTCAATTAATacgaccaccaccaccactataATTTTGAAGCTGTCAAAGTCTTGCCATCCTAATCACTTTTTATCACCCTTTGTTGCATTCCACatccaaaaaaccaaaataatcaCTATCATCATCATATCATAACCATTTTCAACCACACAAAGCAACCCACTTGTGAAAAAaatcatacatatattatattccTTTCTTAAATATATACATCtacgaaaaatataaaaactaaaaagtcaacaaaagggaagtaaaaaatcactaaaaacTCAACAAAAATTCGTAAAAAATATCACTATCCATCGTGGAATATTATCGTCACCATCATCGCTATTCACTAATCGCACCTAAAGCGTGGCGCTGCGCTTCCAAGTCAGCCTCCGGTGACCAGACCCGGCGGCGATCCGGGTCTTGACGCTCTCAAAGTCCGACATCGGGCAGGGTATGGTGATCCCGCCGTCGTGCTCATACCCGTACTCCTCCTCGGCCTCTCTCAGAAGCTGCCCGAACAGGGGATGGTTAAAGTAAATGACCGGCACCAAAACTCGGTGAAAGTCGCCGTCTTTTTGGCCCACGTATACAGCTAGATGTCCCTTCGGCACCGGTACAGGCTTGTTTTTCTCAACCGGGTTCTGACCCAACCGCTTGTAACCCGACCCTGGCTTGCTGCAGCACAAAGATTTAGCCCCAGCGGACAGCTTCCGACCCCAGGTGAGCAGCCTTGACATGGGTTTGTAGCTGCAAGCCGAGGGAGAACCCGGGTTGAGCCGGGCATATTCGGGTCGGGTTCGGGTCCCACGGACGAAGAACCAACGGCTGACCCGGCAAAGGCGCTTTCCGAGCTTGAATCCTCTGAACCTTGCCATTTTTAAGggagaaaaaggaggaaaatctgTCTTGTGCGTTCTGAAATTTGGGTTGAGAAGTGAATGGATTTTCGTCAGAGATTGACTTGGTTCAAGAAAATGGCCACGGGTCGGCCTCGGACATGGTGAGACGAGAGAGAGTTAAGCAGATTTCAGAGAGAGAGGTGGGGATGTTGGACATGGTCTAGATTTGCAGTCCAAAAACACAAGCTTTTAGGGTATTTCATCAAAAGTACGAAATACCCAACTGCTTAAagtaccaaaaacaaaaagatagattttgttacGCAAGATAAAACGATCAGGCGAGCAAAACTGCACACAAAGACTCGATCACCGGCAACTATTCTTTCAAAGTGAACAAAATTGAGCTTAACCTGATTTCTGGGCGATGATCTATGAGGGTTTGGTGGGATTTTttgagttttggttttttggtggtggtgggtgACGATTGAGATTAAGAGTGTATGGGAAGAGAGAGGAGggttatatatagatatatatgtgGGAAGTTACTCAGATGAGGAAAATATTATGAAGTCAAATATGTACGAAGGGAAGGGAGAGAGCAAGTGCGAGTGCAAGTGGGGAACGACttggtttaccaaaaaaaaaaaattaaattaagtggGGAACGACTTGGATAGTTGGGTTGTTGGTAAAAGAAAATTGGAATTGGAAATGGTCGGCCCGCGAATACGGGAGAGAAGATTATGGGGAGAGTTGAGTAGATGAAGTCAAGAGTCAGAGAAAAGAAGGGTCGGATGAATGAGTTGGCTGCGGCGAAGCACGGAGGTTTGTCATTCAAATGCGCGTCGACGACAACTCAGCGGGTTAGAGAACAGTTTCGCCACAAATTTTTACCTCTCAAAcgtcttttttaatattttgctattgattttcttcaattgatTTGATCTGATGaccgaaaattgagagaaacgtgaaaagtaaaaataattatatGGATAACACTACCCAAATTCTCTTGTACTACTATTTCATTAGATTTTTTTCTTTGGAACATTAGAATCTTATTTAGTGAATTGATGCGTGAGGTGCATAGTTCATCTAATAGTAATTAGTATTCGCTTATATAATGTTGTGTACAAATGTATAATGACACATCTCGACCGGAGTCGAGtcatgctggccgacacccgaatgTGACGTAatcaaaaaggaaaatgatGCATACGAAAAATATGGATAATTTTAAAACCAAAGCTAACATTTATTTAATCTAAAGTAGAGAGTGTGCAATAGTGGGAAGAACCCATAAAACACAACTGTTCAGAGCATAGATGACAGTACGACATAAATAGTGCAGTTGAAATTAGTTAAAGTACTTATTACACAACCGAGAAAAGCTCCTACATTTATTTAGGGATAAGTTAGAACCACCGGAGATTCCTCGTATGCCACAGAGAATTCAGCTATCTAAGtcctggaggggcaaaaaacaaaagggtgagtgggcaaaaacaaaggtttataaaacacatttattttctTAACATACTAACCTATCgccataaaacatgtatagtttccagaaaatcatattacatataagtatgaaatcaactGTAAATCAACAATAAATCTAGAAATACGCCAAATCACAATATCTCAACGGTAGCATAATAAAATCAAGTGCTCATCAACCTATGCTAACACACGAGCTCATGCAGATAAGTTTTGCcatgaacaggactgggtgtaatcataatatacgctctagtaccataatcacgtgaagactagcgCTAGGCGCATCATATACGAGTCaaagttgcctattgcaacttATACGACAGAACTGACACCTACAatagatccaaggtgagcgtgcggtgcgatgTGAAAATACACGTGAAGGCTGGCCCTGGCCCAGGCGAGTACTACATTGGTGCAATCATGCATGATGAGCAAGTAATATGTATAAGAACATGCCATGACAATATATAAATCTCAATGTCATAATagcatttttaaaattaaataaatcatgcCATATCGGCATAATATAAATCTCAAAGCATTTGCGGAATATATAAAgctttatataatatatatatatatatatatatatatatatatagataaacaaatgcccactcgcTGATAGTCGATGAATTGTAGTCTCCTAGCCTTGTTTGTCCTCGTACCTCCTCGGggtaagtctcacctatatatgAAATAactttactaattaattaattaggacaTACACTAAAAGGTTAGGAAAATCcctcatagtttgctcaaatgaagggtttaaatatacaaaaacattatactcgacgtcacggacccGTACACGTCAAGCACATGTTGCCATATGCCTAACACACTGGCAGATAACAGAGGAATATTCCATcagatttgacggaatattccattaaatatTAACGGCGTTACCTAATGGCGTCAGAATATTCTGTTaactttaatggaatattcttcttcttcttcagttgTTCTCCGCCTTCCGGTTCACCAGAAACTGGAGAATTTTCACCGGATTTTggaaaaattttaaaacttcatatcttcttcctttctcaaccatttttgacgtactttatatggaaatgaagcttatgaAGAGTAGAACAAGTATATACCTTTTAAAAGTCCAAAAAGTGGATGGAATTGGACCGAAAAAGCTCGAAAGTCTTGGATATATTTTCGTCGTTTCAAACCCATGTGTTATCTCACGTTGGCTCCACTTCAAATCTAGGCTAGTGGCCACGGGGGGTTGCCTAAATGTCTCCAAACCTTCCAAAATCGTGCAACTCGAACGGAAAAGCAATGGAGGAATGTACACCAGAGTCGGAGCTTCGAGTTGCTCCAAGTTGGAGGTTCAAAACTCAATCATTTCATGATTGGTTCATACAGATGGGTTCGTGGGTTTGAGAGGAGTGTGATGGTGGTGGTTGGAGGTTCGATCTGTGACGTTTGATGATGATTCTTTGTGTTGCGGAGGGAAGAGAGACACGgctagaaagaagaagaagaagaagaagaaagagagagggatatatatatatatatatatatatatatatatagagagagagagagagagagagagagatagagagagagagagagagagagagaggagggaaaGTCTCTGATTGgccaaaagagagaaagagaagctGTCTGATTggtgagagaaatgaggagagTGATTGATTGGTGGGTGAAACAAGTCACGGAACCGGGTTTTTAAAATGAAAAGAGATCAGATTGTAGAACATAAAAGGTACAAAAAATATGTCTCCTTATAAAAAACAGTGTCTCTAACACTAAATAAATAACACATACGTGTACAATTCTACCCGTTGTTAACGCATTTTAACTAAACGTAACTTTGTTGTTACAAGTCCGTCTTGGGTCTAACTCACACTCACGCATTCGTAACAACGAGTACTAATTAATGATGAtatcaagaaaaataatttaaaaaccaAATAACTATGTCCACGTCACTTTGCCAACAAGGGCAAAAATGTCATTTTACATACTTGGGAAGGaaattacatggaaaattaGGGACATGTCTTCACATGTAATCTTTCGAATAAATGTCATTTCTTGTTAAATATATATAGGTGCTTAAgcaaaaatatgtttttgtgtATGAAaatacatgatttttttttttgtcgaaaagaTGGAAATTTATTGAAGCCGAATGACAAGTTTTATATCAACTGtaagaatattaaaaaaaaaaattcggacCAATCTCATCCCAAAGAACTCGCCGCTATGCTTGGTAGCAAACAAAGCCACCTCATgatattttgagttttaaattcatgttttataataatttgttaTGTTTTTACCTTAGAGTATAGTTCCTTTTTAATAAATTGCAATTACAAGGAAGATGCCCTCGTATCAATATTCCTTGTAGATGAGAGTTGATCTTTAGTGTGGGTAAGCAACGTCCCACAGAAGCCTCACACTCCAACGAATATGTTAATCTTCATAAACTAACgcatgaagagaaatatcatatGCTATTAtacgttttatttttatttttaaaaaagatGAATAAGCTTACACAAAAATCCTCTATGACTCTATTTCTAAACTTACCAAAAAGTAATCTAAGAATATCACACAAAGAAGGCTAACAACTGCTCACAAAACTGGCCGTACGCACGTAAACAGATTGTTCAAGGGAAGCGATttctattttgtttattttaaatgagACACCACATGGAACTTTAAAGATTTGATCtatctattttttaagttgcactttataaatcatttgtaaaaaatattaatcaaataaaaaatacttgagacatcttttttttttttttttttttttttttccggtcAATTGAGGCAT encodes the following:
- the LOC126604581 gene encoding auxin-responsive protein SAUR36-like codes for the protein MARFRGFKLGKRLCRVSRWFFVRGTRTRPEYARLNPGSPSACSYKPMSRLLTWGRKLSAGAKSLCCSKPGSGYKRLGQNPVEKNKPVPVPKGHLAVYVGQKDGDFHRVLVPVIYFNHPLFGQLLREAEEEYGYEHDGGITIPCPMSDFESVKTRIAAGSGHRRLTWKRSATL